From a single Dendropsophus ebraccatus isolate aDenEbr1 chromosome 8, aDenEbr1.pat, whole genome shotgun sequence genomic region:
- the LOC138798507 gene encoding heparan sulfate glucosamine 3-O-sulfotransferase 1-like gives MAVHLVSVFLLLTQSRAAPFDYPPPTNSSLSDAFQMERGEINTTSEQFLFSTQPPGTSRRTPQTIIIGVRKGGTRALLEMLDIHPNIAVAATEVHFFDWDENYIKGIEWYRSLMPYSFENQITIEKTPGYFTSLQAPERIHSMNSSIKLLLILRDPTERVISDYTQVYYNRLENHKPVQPFEGIVIKNGALNTKYKAIQRSLYDVHMERWLKYFHLNQIHIVDGNTLIKTPLTELQKVERFLNLPPRIVSSNFYFNQTKGFYCIRSDGRERCLHESKGRPHPVVNETVLEQLYSYFREHNHRFYQMVNQSFDWH, from the coding sequence ATGGCCGTACATTTGGTCTCCGTGTTCCTTCTACTGACCCAGAGTCGGGCAGCACCTTTCGACTACCCACCACCTACAAATAGTTCCCTGTCGGACGCTTTTCagatggaaagaggagaaatcaataCTACAAGTGAACAGTTCTTGTTCTCTACTCAGCCTCCGGGTACAAGCCGTCGAACACCGCAGACTATTATTATTGGAGTGCGGAAAGGTGGGACCAGAGCTTTGCTAGAAATGTTGGACATTCACCCCAACATTGCAGTAGCTGCAACAGAAGTACATTTCTTTGACTGGGATGAGAATTACATCAAAGGGATTGAGTGGTACAGGAGTCTTATGCCATACTCATTTGAAAATCAAATTACTATTGAGAAAACGCCAGGCTATTTCACATCTCTGCAGGCACCGGAAAGGATTCATAGCATGAACAGCTCAATTAAATTGCTTCTAATTCTGAGAGATCCAACAGAGAGGGTCATATCGGATTATACCCAAGTATACTACAACAGACTCGAAAATCACAAGCCCGTACAACCCTTTGAGGGAATAGTGATTAAAAATGGTGCACTTAATACCAAATATAAGGCAATCCAAAGGAGCTTGTATGATGTGCATATGGAGAGATGGCTGAAATACTTTCATTTGAATCAGATTCATATAGTGGATggtaacactttaataaaaacaccTTTGACCGAACTGCAGAAGGTAGAAAGGTTCCTTAACCTCCCACCTAGAATCGTATCATCAAATTTTTACTTTAACCAAACCAAGGGATTCTACTGCATTCGAAGCGACGGGAGGGAGAGGTGTTTACATGAGTCCAAAGGGCGCCCCCACCCCGTAGTGAATGAAACCGTCCTGGAGCAACTTTACTCGTACTTCAGAGAACACAATCACAGGTTCTACCAAATGGTTAATCAGTCTTTCGACTGGCACTAA